The Acanthopagrus latus isolate v.2019 chromosome 6, fAcaLat1.1, whole genome shotgun sequence genome includes a region encoding these proteins:
- the LOC119021902 gene encoding opioid growth factor receptor-like has protein sequence MGIVSVLFGLGRHVVSMMAWFTSTQLYPLLQWLWARLLILRRCVQPACRRLFVTLGWRKDPVRSIEVPEETDDQDSDPVRECPEQVRPPGHSDRQPGPGDIPGRAGASAGELTDDESDGEPDEGEYRVETTDELYCGYDSTWETEENQRSPPRGPNRRSAASRSYKFSRFESAAKDMQNYRHDYPNMSQRWPGPVSDDKPNLNFYLGWKPSKPDDIYINTFHDEWTGNYYALEHVHTYIQWLFPLQEPGVNYEASPLTKEEIQGFLNNSTVKKNLLKSYTLMLDFYGIKLCDEGTGEVKRAHNWRERFNNLDNHSHNNLRITRILKCLGNLGYAHYQAPLVRFFLEETLVHGQLPNVKESVLNYFVFAVLDRKERRNLLKFAYSKYARQDEFVWCPKKIQRIWSRPQAQQGMKSF, from the exons ATGGGGATCGTGTCAGTGCTGTTCGGCCTCGGCAGACACGTTGTGTCCATGATGGCCTGGTTCACCTCCACGCAGCTGTACCCGCTGCTGCAGTGGCTGTGGGCCAGACTTTTAATCTTACGGCGATGCGTTCAACCCGCTTGTCGTCGGTTGTTTGTAACACTCGGCTGGCGAAAAGATCCCGTGAGAAGCATAGAAGTGCCCGAAGAAACCGACGACCAGGATTCAGATCCGGTGAGAGAGTGCCCGGAGCAGGTGAGACCCCCCGGCCACAGCGACCGTCAGCCTGGGCCCGGGGACATCCCCGGGAGGGCCGGGGCCTCCGCCGGAGAGCTGACAGATGACGAGAGTGACGGAGAACCTGATGAAGGGGAGTATAGAGTCGAGACCACAGATGAGTTGTACTGCGGCTATGATTCAACATGGGAGACTGAGGAGAACCAGAGGAGCCCACCCAGGGGCCCCAACAGGCGGTCAGCAGCGTCCAGATCA TACAAGTTCAGCAGATTTGAAAGTGCTGCAAAAGACATGCAAAACTACAGGCATGACTACCCT AACATGTCACAACGCTGGCCAGGACCAGTATCT GACGACAAGCCTAACCTAAACTTCTACCTGGGATGGAAGCCCTCTAAGCCTGATG ACATCTACATCAACACTTTCCACGACGAATGGACCGGAAACTATTACGCACTGGAGCATGTACACACCTACATTCAATG GTTGTTCCCACTGCAAGAACCAGGGGTGAACTATGAGGCCAGTCCCctgacaaaagaagaaattcag GGTTTTCTGAATAACAGCACCGTGAAGAAAAATCTGCTGAAGTCCTACACGCTCATGCTGGACTTCTATGGTATCAAGTTGTGTGATGAGGGCACAGGAGAAGTCAAGAGGGCGCACAACTGGAGAGAGAGATTCAACAACCTCGACAA TCACTCCCACAACAACCTGCGCATCACCCGCATCTTGAAGTGCCTGGGAAACCTGGGTTACGCCCACTACCAAGCCCCCCTGGTCCGCTTCTTCCTGGAGGAAACTCTCGTCCACGGACAGCTCCCCAACGTCAAGGAGAGTGTGCTCAACTactttgtgtttgctgtccTCGATAGGAAGGAACGCAGGAATCTCCTCAAGTTTGCCTACTCAAAGTATGCCCGTCAAGATGAGTTTGTGTGGTGCCCAAAGAAAATTCAGAGGATTTGGTCGAGGCCTCAGGCACAGCAGGGAATGAAGAGTTTTTGA